One Opisthocomus hoazin isolate bOpiHoa1 chromosome 25, bOpiHoa1.hap1, whole genome shotgun sequence DNA window includes the following coding sequences:
- the LOC142364155 gene encoding synaptonemal complex protein 1-like isoform X2, giving the protein MQFENEKLSLKLEDEICENKDLLKENSASRHLCNLLKETCTHFTEKSTKYECEREETRQLYMELNNNVERMIMAFEELRVQAENTRLEMCFKYFSSYHTK; this is encoded by the exons ATGCAG tttgaaaatgaaaaactaaGTTTAAAACTGGAAGATGAGATATGTGAAAATAAAGATCTCTTAAAAGA aAACAGCGCTTCAAGGCATCTGTGTAATCTGCTGAAGGAAACCTGTACTCACTTCACAGAGAAGTCCACCAAAT ATGAatgtgaaagagaagaaacaaggcAACTATACATGGAACTTAATAATAATGTTGAA agAATGATAATGGCATTTGAAGAGCTTCGTGTGCAAGCAGAGAACACCAGACTGGAAATGTGTTTCAAAT aTTTCAGTTCTTACCATACAAAGTGA
- the LOC142364155 gene encoding synaptonemal complex protein 1-like isoform X1, which produces MQFENEKLSLKLEDEICENKDLLKENSASRHLCNLLKETCTHFTEKSTKYECEREETRQLYMELNNNVERMIMAFEELRVQAENTRLEMCFKCENSVDCVYAASLTILYFTDFIACSFRPERYKVLKW; this is translated from the exons ATGCAG tttgaaaatgaaaaactaaGTTTAAAACTGGAAGATGAGATATGTGAAAATAAAGATCTCTTAAAAGA aAACAGCGCTTCAAGGCATCTGTGTAATCTGCTGAAGGAAACCTGTACTCACTTCACAGAGAAGTCCACCAAAT ATGAatgtgaaagagaagaaacaaggcAACTATACATGGAACTTAATAATAATGTTGAA agAATGATAATGGCATTTGAAGAGCTTCGTGTGCAAGCAGAGAACACCAGACTGGAAATGTGTTTCAAATGTGAGAATTCTGTTGATTGTGTTTATGCTGCAAGCTTAACAATTTTGTACTTCACAGATTTTATTGCATGCAGTTTCAGGCCGGAAAGATACAAAGTGTTAAAATGGTGA